TCTTCAGGGTGCGCCCGAGGCCGCCGCGCAGGAAGCCGGCGGCTTGTCTGAGCCCGCGCAGCGCCGTGGGCCCACCCCCCATCGTGAAGACCTTGGCGACGGAGAAGTCCTCGTTCAGCTCGACGGCCGTGATCACCACGTCCTCGACGCGCGGGTCGCGCACCTCGCGCGCGAGCAGCTCCGAGAGCACCTCGAGGATGTGGTTCTCCAGGCGCCGCTTGACCAGCTCGGCGCCGCCGCCGCCCGCGCCCGCGTTCATGCTCGTGCTCGTGCTCATGGGCTACCAGTACTCCTTCTCCTCGTCGATGAGGAGGACGCGCGGCTCGCGCGCGAGCAGGGCGTGGACCTTCTCGTACTGGGCGTCGCCCTGCGCCCGGGTGTCGACGACGGCCGCGATCCCCAGGCGGGCCCGGTCGTGCTGGTCGCGGGGGGCGATCTCGCTCACGGAAAGATTGAGGTCCCGACGCAGGCGGGCCTTGAGGCTCGCGAGCACCGAGCGCCGGGCCTTGAGGCTGCGGCAGCCCGGGATCCCCAGCTCCAGCGTCAGGACGAGCACGCGCACGCCGCCATGCCTCCCGGGCCTTGCCTAGAGGCGGCGGGCGATCTCCTCGGTGACGAAGGCCTCGAGGACGTCGCCCTCCTTGATGTCCTGGAAGTCGACCAGGCTGAGGCCGCACTCGTAGCCGGACTCCACCTTGCCGACGTCCTCCTTGAAGCGCTTGAGGCTCGCCAGGCGGCGCGCGCCGAGCACGACGCCGTCGCGCAGGACGCGGATCGTCGCGCTGCGCTCGATGGTGCCGTCGGTGACGTAGCAACCGGCCACGGCGCCGATCTTGGGCACCCGGAAGACCTGCCGCACCTCGGCGGTGCCGGTGACGGTCTCCCTGATCTCCGGCCGCAGCAGGCCGCTCATCGCCTGCTTGATCTCCTCGACGGCCTCGTAGATGATGTCGTAGGTGCGGATCTCCACCTGCTCGCGCTTGGCCAGCTCCCGCACGGAGACCTGCGGCCGCACGTTGAAGCCGATGACGATCGCGCTCGAGGCGGCCGCGAGCAGGACGTCGCTCTCGGTCACCGTGCCCACCGACTTGTGGATGATGTTCACCTTCACTTCGCCGGTGGAGAGCTTCTGGAAGTTGTCCGCCATCG
The sequence above is a segment of the bacterium genome. Coding sequences within it:
- the rbfA gene encoding 30S ribosome-binding factor RbfA, which encodes MSTSTSMNAGAGGGGAELVKRRLENHILEVLSELLAREVRDPRVEDVVITAVELNEDFSVAKVFTMGGGPTALRGLRQAAGFLRGGLGRTLKTKTAPELRFREDRSLEQYNRVEALLEEDRPAAGGEEAAAEDGEA
- a CDS encoding DUF503 domain-containing protein, coding for MRVLVLTLELGIPGCRSLKARRSVLASLKARLRRDLNLSVSEIAPRDQHDRARLGIAAVVDTRAQGDAQYEKVHALLAREPRVLLIDEEKEYW